In Streptomyces sp. NBC_00341, the DNA window TCTCTTCGCTCGGGACCACAACGTGCTCGAAGTGGCCGAGCAGGCCGGCCCGGTCGAGGCTCGACTCCACGACCTGCAAAGGGCAGTTGCTCGCCACGGCGAGTGGCAGGCGGCCGGAGAGCCGGCGTACGAAGTCGGCGGCCCCGGGCATCGTGACCGGGTCCTTGGCGACCTGAACCATGAAGTGGCGCAGCAGCGAGCCGGTCATTTCCGCTGCCAGTTTGGGTTTGTCCGCCTCCTGGGCCATGAGCCGACCGCAGTCGATGTAATGGACGCCCTTGGCCCGCTCGGCGAAGCCCGGCGCGGGATGGATACCGAAGTCCCGGAAGACCTGGTTGCGTGCGTCCTGCCAATGGCTTTCTGTGTCCATCAAGGTCCCGTCGCAGTCGAAGACGACGGCCTCGGGAGACCAGCCGGTAAGGGCGTTGGTTGTGTCGGTCATGGTGTGCCGCTCCTGAAGGAGGGAGGCGGTCAGGCTCGTGGCGGGACCGCGGATTCGTGGTTGTGCGTTTCCCCGAGACAGCTCGGATGGCTTGCTGCGTCCGTCGGCCCCGTCGATTTCCGGGGGTGCGCAGGCGCATTTCCGTCCGAATCGTGAAACGTCACCGCGGCCACGCTATGGAGGTGTTGTTGTGTGGTGCAATCACTGCTTTGCGTGCTCGACCGCGCTGGATCCGAGGTGTAAGGACCCACCCGAATGTCTTTCGCGAAACGCGCCGATTTTCACGTCAATGCCGCACGGCAGAAGGTGAGTTGATGAATGAGCGCACGGGGGCCATCGCCCGGGATCCGGTGTGGATTGATTCACCCGAATGGCAAGCCGACCGTCAAAAATTCGGGCAACTTCACTCTTGGGCGTGCACGCTCGAAAGTACATAACAATACGGCGAAAGAAGCCGGTTATTTGCTACCGGCGTACGCGGGCTCACGAAATTCTCGCATCAAACGCGAAATGAGCGGTCGCAGTGAGCTGGTGTGTCGCGTTCGGCGGGTGGTGCGGGCCCCGGGACGGAAGCGTGCCGCGCTCGACGGGGGCGCCGCTCCGCCCCCGGATCTTGCGCGCCGAGCCCGAACGCGCGACCTGATAAACGCAGTTCGAGGCAGCATCCGCGGCCTGTGCCGACTGGCCTCCGACCGGTAGCCGTCGAGTGGGCGCGGGCCGTCGCGTGCGAGTCCGGGCCGACTGCCCGGTCCTTCATCAGGCCGATTCGCCGCCCCAGGACCTCGGAGGGAGGCCGCGGGCCGCGAGCAGGCCCCGGGCGGCAGCCAGGGCTTTCGACTCGTCGCGAATGCCGGTAAGCACGCAGAGCGTGTAGAGCGTGCCCTCGGTCCCGGGCCTGACCGTGCAGTCCCACTGGGATGCGTCGAGACTCTGCAGCTCGTCGTAGCGGTTGACCAGCTCGCGCAGGATTTCGGGATCGGCTTGCAGCACCATAGGCCTTCCTCGGGTCGGGTCACCTCTGGTTTCTCTACGATGGTGCGGTGCGCGACACGGCGCCGCCACTGCGGCCCGCCAGTCGAGAATCGACCGCCACTATCCCCATGGTTCACTTGCTCATGTACCTACGCTGTCAGGGAATTCCGCCGTGACCGTCGTCCGCGACGAGGACGTCGCGCACAAGGCGTCGCACTGTCCCGTGTGCGGGTCGGCGCAGAAGTCGCGATCAGGCGGCGAGCAGGGAACGCGGCCGATGCCGAGCTGCTTTATTGCCTCGCTCGTTCGAGAAAAGCGTGGAATGAGCGCGCGGGCAGATCCGTGAGACGCCGGACGGTGCCGGTGGCGACGGCCGCTTCCCACCTGGCCCCCGAGGCCCGGGACGGACGCTCAGGCGGCGTCGGCGTAGGCGGGAAGCTGCCAGTCGCCGCCGCGGTCCTCCTTGGACAGCCGCGCGACCAGGTCGGGGATGCGCAGGAAGCAGGCCAGCGCGGTGGCGTTCTGGAAGGCGCTGATGGCGTGCTTGGTCAGGGGCATGCCCACGCGCAGGATGCGCGGATTGACCTCGCCCTGGATCTCGTCGACGAAGGGCCGCAGGACGCGCTCGTAGTTCGCCAGCGCGGCCGGCAGGTCGTCCGGAGCCCGGTTGATCTCACCGGCCAGGACGTAGGCGCCGACCAGGCCGCCGGAGATCCCCATGCCGCTGTAGGGGGAGGCGCAGTGCGCGGCGTCACCGGCCAGCACCACCCGGCCCTTGGACCAGCTGTCGCTCCGCACCTGGACGACCTCCTGGGAGTAGAAGAACGGGCTGTCCTTCATGCCCTCGATGAACCGTTCCGTCTGCCAGCCGGCATCCCTGAACCGCGCGGCCCAGAACTTCTGCTGCTCCCCGACGGGAGCCCGGTGGATCGCGGAGGCTTCCGCGGACTCCTCGCGCACCACGAAGTACGCCTGGGTCTCGGTCGCGTTGTGGCTGCGCCGCATGATCTGCCTACCGCCCGGAACCATGTAGGTGTCACGGATGTTGGTGTCGGAGGCGATGCGCGGGACGAACCAGTAGGCCATGTGGATGCCTACACGCCAGTACGGGTCGAAGCCCTCCGGCAGCAGCGCCCGCCGGGTACGTGAGCCCTGCCCGTCGGCGCCGATCAGCAGATCGAAGTCGCCCGACGTTCCGTCCGAGAAGTGCGCGGTGACCCGGTCGGCGTCCTGGTCGAAGCCGTCGACGCTCTTGCCGAAGACGTACTCGGCGTCGCCCTTCGTCGCCTCGTGCAGGATGCGCACGAGGTCGCCGCGCATGATCTCGTACTCCGAGGTCAGCGTCTGCCGGCCCTTGCCGGAGGTGTTCGCCATGATCGTCGCCTTCGGCTTCCCGCGGGAGTCGACGAAGGCCACGCCCGCCTCGTCCACCAGCTGACCGCGCACCTCCTCCAGCAGCCCCATCCGCGCCACCGCGTCGATGCCCTGCCCGCGTAGATCCACCTGCGCCCCCGAGGCACGCAGTGCCGGGAACCGCTCGACGACGGTCACCTCGTGACCACCGCGCGTGAGCCAGAAAGCCAGCGCCTGCCCCGCGACACCGCCGCCGGCCACCAGGATCCGCAGGGAACGCTTCGCGATCTTGTTCGTCATGGCCACTCTAAAATCTATCGGTGATTGATTTCTTTCCAGATTCTTCTATCGGCGATAGATTGTCAACGTGACCAAGATGAACCGTGCGACCGTCGTCACCGAGGCACTGGACCTGCTGGACGACGTGGGCCTGGAAAATGTCAGCACCCGGCGGCTGGCCAAGCGCCTGGGCGTGGAGCAGCCGTCGCTCTACTACCACTTCAAGACCAAGAAGGACCTGCTGGCCGCGATGGCGGAGGCGGCCATGGCTCCGCACGCCCACGCCCCCCTGCCGGAGCCCGAGGACGACTGGCGGGGCTGGTTCCTGGACAACTCCCGCAGTTTCCGCCGCACTCTGCTCATGCGCCGCGACGGCGCCCGCCTGCACGCCGGCAGCACCCCGACCGGCGACCTGGACCGGATCCGCCGCAAGATGGCCTTCCTGGTCGCCTCCGGCGTGCCCGAGCGGCAGGCGCGGATGGCCATGCTGGCCGTCGGCCGCTTCACCGTCGGCTGCGTACTGGAGGAGCAGGCGGACGTGGACGCGCCGGACGCCGGGGACCTGCCGGACGACGTTCCCGCGCTCGATCACGAAGCGGCGTTCGAGGCGGGCCTCGCGCTCATCCTCGGCGGACTCGAACAGCACACCGCCGCCCCCGACGGCCGCTGACCGCCGGCGGGCAAGGCCAGGACAGGGCGCCAGGGGCCCGAGTCGTGGCGGGTGAGGCGTCCCGGATATCCGGACCGCCTCACCCGCCACAAGGCCGGCGGAGCTGTACCGACCACGGCGATCGATCGCCCCGGCGAGGACCACCCAGCGAAACGCGCAACCGACGGGCCGGCCTCCCTCCCCGTGCGCGGACTGCCCGCACACGGGGAGGTTCCGGTCACTACCGGCCCGGCACCGTGCTCGGCGCCGGGGCGTAGCCCGTGGCCCGGGTGGTGAACGTCCCCCTGCCCTGGGTCCGGCTGCGCAACCGGGTCGCGTAGCCGAACAGTTCGGCCAGCGGCACGGTCGCCGTGACCACCGCCGTACCGGGCCGCGCGGTCGAGCCGGACACCTGGCCACGCCGCGCCGCGAGGTCGCCGAGCACCCCGCCGACGGCGTCGTCGGGCACGGTGACCGTCACCTCGGCCACCGGCTCCAGCAGCACCATCGCGCAGGCGCGCAGCGCCTCCCGGAGCGCGAACCGCCCGGCCGTGCGGAACGCCATCTCCGAGGAGTCCTTGGAATGCGTGGCGCCATCGGTCAGCGTCACCCGCAGCCCGGTCACCGGATGCCCGCCGAGCGGCCCCTCGGCCAGGGCGTCCCGGCAGCCGGCCGCCACCGCCCGGACGTACTCCTGCGGAACCCGGCCGCCGACGACGGACGAGTGGAACTCGAACTCCGCACCGCCCTCGCCGTCCTGGCCGTCGGCGCCCCCCAACGGTTCGACGGTGAGCACGACATGGGCGAACTGCCCGGCCCCGCCGTCCTGCTTGACGTGCCGGTACACCAGACCCGCCACCCCGCGCACGACCGTCTCCCGGAGGGCGACCTGCGGCCGGCCGACCCGGACCTCGAGGCCATGGGCCCGGCGGATCTTCTCGGCCGCCACCTCCAGATGGAGTTCGCCCATGCCCGAGAGCACCGTCTGACCCGTCTCCGGGTCCGTCCGCACCGCCAGTGAGGGGTCCTCCTCCGCCAGCCGCGCCAGCGCCGACATCAGCCGCTCCGTATCGGTGTTCCGGCCCGCCTCGACCGCCACCGAGACGACCGGATCGGCCACGGTGGGCGGTTCGAGGACCAGCGGGGCACCCGGCGCGCACAGGGTGGCACCGGCACGCGCGGCCTTGAGGCCGATCACCGCGACGATGTCCCCGGCCACCGCCTCGTCCACATCGACATGGCGGTCCGCCTGCACCCGCAGGATCCGGCCGACCCGCTCGCTGCGCCGCGCACCCGCGTCCAGCACCGTGTCCCCCTTCCTGAGCGTGCCCGAGTACAGCCGCAGATACGTCAGCCGGCCCGTCGGGGTCGCGGTCACCTTGAACGCCAGCGCGGCGAGCGGAGCCGCCGGGTCCGCGGCCCGTTCCTCCACCTCGCCGCCGAGCGTGCCGCGCACGGGCGGCACGTCCAACGGAGAGGGCAGATAGGCCACGACGGCCTCCAGCAGCGGCTCGACACCTCGGTTGCGGTACGCCGAACCGCACAGGACCACGACGCCCTCACCGGTACGGGTCAGATCGCGCAACGCCACGGCCAGTGTCTGTGCGGAGAGCGTGGACCGCGCGCAGAACTCCTCCAGCGCGACCGGGTGGAGCTCCGCCACCGCCTCCTCCAGCAGCCGCCGGCGCCGCGACGCTTCCTCCAGCAGCTCATCGGGCACCTCCCCCTCCTCGTACGTGTCGGAGCCGTCGGCCCAGACCAGTGCCCGCATGCGCAGCAGATCCACCACTCCGGTGAACCGCTCCTCGTCCCCGATCGGCAGCTGAACCACCAGGGGGACCGTGTGCAGCCGCTCCCGGATCGACGCCACGGCGGAGTCGAGGCGGGCGCCGACCCGGTCGAGCTTGTTGACGAAGGCGATGCGCGGCACACCGTGCCGGTCGGCCTGCCGCCACACCGACTCGCTCTGCGGCTCCACACCCGCGACCGCGTCGAACACCGCGATCGCGCCGTCGAGCACCCGCAGCGAACGCTCGACCTCGTCGGCGAAGTCGACGTGCCCCGGGGTGTCGATCAGGTTGATCCGGTGGTCCGCCCACGTACAGCTCACCGCGGCGGCGAAGATGGTGATGCCGCGGTCGCGTTCCTGCGGGTCGAAGTCGGTGATGGTCGTGCCGTCATGGACCTCGCCGCGTTTGTGGGTGGTGCCGGTGGCGTAGAGGATCCGTTCGGTGACGGTGGTCTTGCCGGCATCGACGTGGGCGAGGATGCCCAGATTGCGAACGCCGTTGAGTGTGCTGGTGAGTCGGCGGTTCAGTTCGGTACGCACGGTCCGTGGCCCTTCGGGGTGATCCGGAAGAAGACGGCGCGATCCCCGGACGAGGAGGCCTGTGATCAGGCCCGCGGAACCCCTGGCCGCGGCGCGTCGAGCAGCGCGCGACCACGATGACGGTCCGTCAATGAGGGTGCGGGGTTCAGGCGTTCGTCGCGGGTGTCCGGGGCCGGCCGCGCAGCCGGCGCCGGGCGGAGGTAGACACCAGGATCACCTCGTACCGCGACAGGGGAACGACGACAGCGGTGCGGTAGCGCACGGCAGGTCTCCCCTCACTGGTCACGGTGCGCGCCCCGACGTGAGCGCGGCGCGTGATTTCGTCGTGAGTCTAGGCAGTTGGGCGCGGCGGGGGAACCGGTTTTCCGGCTCACTCCGCGCTGTTGCCGGGCCGTAGCCGTCCGGGGACGGGACCGTGTCACAGGGGCCGTGTCACATCGGAAGGGAACCGCGCCCGGCGAACCGGACGCGGGGCCGGCATGCCCTGCGGCACCGCCGCACCGCCCTGCGGCCGCAGCCGCGCCATTCGGCGGGGGACACGCCCGCTCCCCGGCCGCCCCGGGTGATCAGCGCGTTCACCGGACTGTGCGGGTCCAGGGCCATCGTCCGGGCCAGTAGGACG includes these proteins:
- a CDS encoding HAD family phosphatase yields the protein MTDTTNALTGWSPEAVVFDCDGTLMDTESHWQDARNQVFRDFGIHPAPGFAERAKGVHYIDCGRLMAQEADKPKLAAEMTGSLLRHFMVQVAKDPVTMPGAADFVRRLSGRLPLAVASNCPLQVVESSLDRAGLLGHFEHVVVPSEENPGGGNGEPVRPKPWPDVYATAARLCGAAPQRALAVEDSMTGIESALRAGLRVVGVGPRPRPEDAARADLWVPVLNAPDLSAWVESWPAHGARE
- a CDS encoding DUF5133 domain-containing protein, producing MVLQADPEILRELVNRYDELQSLDASQWDCTVRPGTEGTLYTLCVLTGIRDESKALAAARGLLAARGLPPRSWGGESA
- a CDS encoding FAD-dependent monooxygenase, yielding MTNKIAKRSLRILVAGGGVAGQALAFWLTRGGHEVTVVERFPALRASGAQVDLRGQGIDAVARMGLLEEVRGQLVDEAGVAFVDSRGKPKATIMANTSGKGRQTLTSEYEIMRGDLVRILHEATKGDAEYVFGKSVDGFDQDADRVTAHFSDGTSGDFDLLIGADGQGSRTRRALLPEGFDPYWRVGIHMAYWFVPRIASDTNIRDTYMVPGGRQIMRRSHNATETQAYFVVREESAEASAIHRAPVGEQQKFWAARFRDAGWQTERFIEGMKDSPFFYSQEVVQVRSDSWSKGRVVLAGDAAHCASPYSGMGISGGLVGAYVLAGEINRAPDDLPAALANYERVLRPFVDEIQGEVNPRILRVGMPLTKHAISAFQNATALACFLRIPDLVARLSKEDRGGDWQLPAYADAA
- a CDS encoding TetR/AcrR family transcriptional regulator C-terminal domain-containing protein produces the protein MNRATVVTEALDLLDDVGLENVSTRRLAKRLGVEQPSLYYHFKTKKDLLAAMAEAAMAPHAHAPLPEPEDDWRGWFLDNSRSFRRTLLMRRDGARLHAGSTPTGDLDRIRRKMAFLVASGVPERQARMAMLAVGRFTVGCVLEEQADVDAPDAGDLPDDVPALDHEAAFEAGLALILGGLEQHTAAPDGR
- the fusA gene encoding elongation factor G, which encodes MRTELNRRLTSTLNGVRNLGILAHVDAGKTTVTERILYATGTTHKRGEVHDGTTITDFDPQERDRGITIFAAAVSCTWADHRINLIDTPGHVDFADEVERSLRVLDGAIAVFDAVAGVEPQSESVWRQADRHGVPRIAFVNKLDRVGARLDSAVASIRERLHTVPLVVQLPIGDEERFTGVVDLLRMRALVWADGSDTYEEGEVPDELLEEASRRRRLLEEAVAELHPVALEEFCARSTLSAQTLAVALRDLTRTGEGVVVLCGSAYRNRGVEPLLEAVVAYLPSPLDVPPVRGTLGGEVEERAADPAAPLAALAFKVTATPTGRLTYLRLYSGTLRKGDTVLDAGARRSERVGRILRVQADRHVDVDEAVAGDIVAVIGLKAARAGATLCAPGAPLVLEPPTVADPVVSVAVEAGRNTDTERLMSALARLAEEDPSLAVRTDPETGQTVLSGMGELHLEVAAEKIRRAHGLEVRVGRPQVALRETVVRGVAGLVYRHVKQDGGAGQFAHVVLTVEPLGGADGQDGEGGAEFEFHSSVVGGRVPQEYVRAVAAGCRDALAEGPLGGHPVTGLRVTLTDGATHSKDSSEMAFRTAGRFALREALRACAMVLLEPVAEVTVTVPDDAVGGVLGDLAARRGQVSGSTARPGTAVVTATVPLAELFGYATRLRSRTQGRGTFTTRATGYAPAPSTVPGR